Within Ipomoea triloba cultivar NCNSP0323 chromosome 9, ASM357664v1, the genomic segment ACAATTAACGGatataaataacaataaataacattttaaatcaAATccagtatatattatatacatacatgtattaattaattaacttgcCCAGATTGCAACAGATCCCTAACTTCTTTAATACTGGTAACAAGTATTATTATATCATCCTAATTGTTATGGGTGCACTGTGGTGGTGATGGCAGTTACTGTTGTTACTTTAAGAGATATATATTAAAACGAATGTCATATTTGGTGAGGAGAGGTTAAATTGTGGGATATACTTCAATTGGtctaaataaactaaaattatcAACTTAATTCGAAATAGTCCACTAGTGAGATGTACCTCAAGGGCAATCATATGTAATTGTTGATTAGATAGTATATACATCTAATATAAAAACCCTCAAATTGTTAATCCCAGtgccaatttttttaatgtagcTAGGGGAAGCACATGTATTTTGTCGTTATCTCAGAATTAGAAGTCATAGTACGTAACATGCAATCACAAGCAACTAGGTTGCACACTAGCATATAAGGAAATCAACAATAAGCTAAGTAAACAACAAGTTTAAAGTAATGAGAATTAAACATGATAACACAAGCACATATGATAAGTGTATATTTGTCCATATTTTCCCCCATTTTTATTAGATCATTTTGTTTGCAAATCATTACAGTTGTCATGataattagtgcttatttgtattattttgcaatgagtatgagttggaaagcatttgAAGCAAAGAtgatttttcatgcatttttgtAAGCATTAAAGTCAAATGGAGGCAAGATAtgaagctatggagatggatAGAACACTTATAAGGGAGTCCAAGAGTGGTGTGTAGTGTTCAATGGTCTTGGTCATTtagacaaaccaaaacaaaagaaaagcaaacGATCAAGGCATTGCAATTTTAGCTCATTTCGACCACTGTTCGGTAATTTAACCATATCTTGgcctatgaatatccaaatgaagTGATTTTTGTGCATTTGGAAAGCcaacttgaagggctacaactttgttGGAGACCATAAAGGACAATGAAATGGTTTTCAGAGTGAAAAATAACCTATAAGTCAAAGCAGTTGCACAGATTTCTGTTTGCAGGAGGTACGTGGCCACCAACACGACCATGTCCCTGATCATGTCTTTTTTGCCCTATTTATAGAACATACTGCCATTTCTAGTGATCTTGGGCACGGTCAGTGACATAACCGTGTCACTCGTCCCGTGTtcactatttaagctcgttttgaacGTTTTTAATTCGGTTTTGatccatggttgaaccctagacactcTCCTTcactttcttttatatttttatgttagattaggcttagatttatttttttaatacttttgagTCTCAACAAGAGTTGTGTTATGCAAGAGGTTTATGTTAGGGTGACTTCAAAAGTGTTACAGAACATAAGTCGCGTTGAGACAAAGGAATGAGATAAATGGAATAAGTGAAAAACACATGAGTTATTGAGTATAGTATAAAATGTGTACACGCAAAAATTAAGGTCTATCGGTTTGCCAAACTTTTTGAAAACTGGATTAGGATCAAATAAAAGGAAGCCAACGCAGCATGACGTGTTAATTTAGGATTTACCAAATGCCAATACCATGGTAAATGTGAAACCAAACCAAAAGCATTCCGATATCGGACATATCACCTGGCACCTGTTGCAGTGAGGCTGTGATCTGCGAGCTTATCCATTTCCGCAGTTAAGCATTGTATTTGTATACCCCACGCCCACACAGATATCGGACATAGGGAAACATGTGGATGAGACCTTCCTCTGAACATCTAGCAGCCGTCGGTTCTATATTTTTCCGTTGGTTTTAGTGGCgctaggattttattttttgatgttttttttaaaaaattcaaatggtaatggAAGATAACGGGAGTTGCGGCAGTAGAGTGGTGGAATCGACGCCGGCCAACACTTGGCAGCAACGGAGAAAAGTGGAGGTGTACAATGAGGTTCTTCGGAGGCTCAAGGATTCCAGCAACCAGGAGGTTCAATTGCATGGCTTCGATGATCAACTCTGGGCTCATTTCAATCGTCTCCCTACTCGGTACCTTTACCTTCCTCCCAACACACACGCGCCTGTGCGCTCACCACTCCTTTTACTCGTTAGCTTACCCTACTAATGCGATTCACTCATGGATTCTATCTATACagttattaaacaaataaatgtaGCTACAATAACCTTAATTCTGAGAGTTCTTCTCTGTGTATTTTAAATCCTCAGAAAATCTGTAaccttatttaattattcattcTGGGTGGTTTTCATAGAATTCTATCATGTCAAATTGAAGTTGCAGTCTACCAGGGAAATGAATCCTGTGCTGTTATAGCTTATTGATTTAGAAACAATTTAGAAATTATGTTGGTCTGCTCCCACTGCtcaattataaaaatacatattaagAAAAATTTGGCAGGTGTGATATTGACCAGTTTATAGAGATAAGAGATTGATTTTTGTGCATCCAAGGTATGCATTAGATGTGAATGTGGAAAGGGCAGAAGATGTTCTCACACACAAGAGACTTCTGCATCTTGCACGTGATCCTTTGAATAGGCCTGTCTTTGAAGTTAGAGTGGTTCAGGTGAGTGAATTTATTGCTGTATTCACTTTCTCCAGGACTATGCCATTAATGTTGTGTGAGTAATCCAGCATTTGGCTATGACACTTCCCTGATTGTTGTCATTGTTATGTGCTTCTTGGAAATGTTTGCTGGATTGCATGCCATACTCCATATATTGAGTCTAGTGTTTGACATTGTCACACTCCAATCAAACTTGATGTCAATTTTTTGGACATAGTTTTTAATCTGGTATGCCAGTGCAGTGTGTGTTACTTTATAATGCATGATTTTACATTATCCAACTCAGTTTGATGTTAGCTGCTATGGCTTGATCTAATTTGTTATCACACAGGTATCTCCAGTCACTGATGGGAACATGCCAAGGCCTGTTCAATCAAGATCTCCAAATAAGGCTACCCCACAGAGGTATTATTTTGAGTGACATCTGCTGTTAATATCTTGTTCCTGAAGTCCTCATGCTGACTCTCAATATAACTAATCATTTTTTACTTCCAAATATTTTGAAGGATATTTTAGCTTTCTCCTTTGTGTTAAAATCTCTTTGTCCTTTTCATTATCTCAGTGTCCATCCACCACCTGCCTTTGGCTCTTCTCCTAACCTCGAAGCGCTTGTTCTTGAAGCAAGCAAACCACATGCTCCAGATGAGAACAATGCTGTTAACCATTCTGAAAAATTCCCCAGGTATCTAATATTAAGATTTATAGTTTCGGTGTTAGTTTCTTCTATCAGAGTGATTACACCTAGAGTGAAGAgcctttgttgttgttgttgttgttgtagagGTAACGCATTGTGTACTTAAATACTAGACGATCTCTGTATCCATTATGTCTTGTGCTTTGCAAGATTTGGTCACAAATAAAATGTGAACTTATCCCAATACTTCATTGCTGAGCTGCAGTTcactgaaaattgaaaattttcattttatctgGAGCACATGCTATGTATGCATGTTGAATAGTGAATCAGTGAATGCTGATATGTGCATGTTGTGTAGCTAACTTCTAAATATGTTTAGTGATTTTGTAGGCCCATGCATGAAATTACATTTTCAACTTGTGACAAGCCAAAACTTCTCAGTCAGGTATTTTGTGTAATTTCTCAACTGATTTTAGACATGATTCAAGACAAAACTTTGCTAGTATTAACTGAAAGGGGAAACACACTTATATTTGAACCATTTTCTGCCATAACTGCTTATATATGGTATTTGAGAAGGTTTAAGGGCTGTGAAAGTTCATTTATCTTATGTGGCATTTGGTTCGTGGAATGAAAATAGAGGGAATAGCAATTGTATTCTAGAGGGAATGGAATATGGGTAAAATAGAATAGGAATAATATTCCACTCTTTGGTTCACAAAATGGAATTACAAAAGAAATGATATTTCAATGTTTGCTTAGCTGAAGATTACAAAGCATATAAATGTacataactatatatacatgtgcacacacacaaatattaaTCTATGTATAGTAGGTATTATAACAAAAAGTTAGCTATCTTTGATGGGTTAGGAATAATTAATACCATGGGGGGTTGGTAAATGCCTAAATGGTAATGGCTACTCCCTTTGCAAAGGGAGTGCCCAATTCCATGGAATTCTATTACGCTGAAtagaaaaatgaaccaaatgaCAAAATAGGCCTATTATGTGTAATGTTATTCCATTCTTTACCTATTCCTAGAATCAAATgacatgttattttatttatttattattaaaatatacaatttgcATAAGAGAACTTTTTAATGTTAAACAGTTGACTTCGTTATTGGCTGAGCTTGGACTGAACATTCAGGAAGCACATGTGTTTTCCACTGTAGATGGGTTCTCTCTAGATGTCTTTGTTGTTGATGGTTGGCCTTATGAGGTATATTCTCCTTCACGTCTCAAATAATAGTTCATCTAAATCAAGACGTGCTACATATACTAGGCTTGTTATTTGAAAATCAGAAAAATTATTACTCCATGCATTTTTAAGACTTCTGTTCAGTATTGTAACTTGCTGAGTACAAAAGTTCAGTATTGTAAGCTTGACATGTCAACTTTTGTCAGTCgctacaaaatttgaaaattgatcTTTTTACTTAAACTAAGACTGAAAATTTATATACTGCTActattttattcttttgaaaTTATACTGTTGTGCTTGAGCTTGTTTCTTGCTGCTTCTTTGCCATCTTCATCATCAATGAAAAGCTTCTGGCATAGCTGTTGTCTTTTCAGGAAGTTGAGCAGCTTCGAACTGCAGTGGAAAgggaaattttaaaatttcaggTATTTATTTTGCTACTGCTTAAATAAACTTATTTAGACCTAAAATTGTTTGTGTTTCAAGATATATGTTTGCTGTTTTCTTGCTGAACTAATTTATTCACATTATTTCTCAAGGAATTTCTTCGTCTATTTCTCTTTAGTTAAAACTCTGTACTACATGCTCTACAATCATCTCTTGACTATGCTATTGAATCTTTTTAATCAGAATTAGGTAGAATATTGCCATTTATTTATTCTCCTCAGTTATTGTTAAGAAAGTAAGATGCTTGCAAGGGGAATTTCACTCTTCCTTCTATCATTTTCTCTAAATTAGGagttattagttattttgtCAACTACATTGTATGTCATCTTGCACAGCAATTCACTAGGATATATTGAGTACCATGCAGAAAGGCATTTGGCAAACTCAAAAGTCTTTGCATTCTTCAAATGAGGGTGACCATAACCCAATAGTGGTCAAATGTGAACCTGTTACAATACCTAATGACGGAACTGATGTCTGGGAAATTGATCCTCAACTTCTGAAATTTGAGAACAAAATTGCATCTGGCTCTTATGGTGACCTGTAAGTTTATCATAACCTAGACAATTTTGAGTTATggtgtaatattttattttccaattaCTCAAGCTTTTCTTTGTTCTAGGTACAAAGGAATATACTGTAATCAGGAAGTAGCAATAAAAATCCTCAAGTCTGAACGTCTAAACTCAGAATTGCAGAAGGAGTTCGCTCAAGAAGTATATATTATGAGGTTTGTCAAATTTCTTATCTCAACTCCTAGCACAATAAGGCTGGTTCATCTTTTCTTGTTAAGCAGTGTTGGTTtagtcaattttaaaaatacttttttgaattgaaatgtCACAAATGTGTCTCTTACTTTCCACTATAAAAGTCCTTATCACTCATTCACTCATAAAGTAACCTATTTCATTGAACTGTTGCCTAAAGTTTTAATGGGTAACATTTTCACAGGATGCTACAAAAAGCTTGCTTTTAGGTAGTTTGCATTATGGTACATAacaatcatctctctctctctctctcttctccatTGCTTGTTTCCTCCCCATAATTTGGGTGCAATGTGTTATGAACTGATCGTCACAGgcagaaaaataaaagagacaGAGAATAGAACAGAACTGCTTTGGGTTTTCTTGAGGCCCCAGAACTCCTAACTCCCTTTGCTGGGATTAAATTTTCTGCTTGCCTTCATTGAAAATAATACTCCTTTATATAGGTAGTACAAGGATTCAAAACTGATCTAATTACCAAAACTAAATTAGGAAGCTTTCTAATACTCTAACTCTCTGAATTCTGATATGGTAATAAACTAACAACTTTCTAAactataatatagtaataaaataggaataaactatagtattgtaatgaaatagaaatcCTGCAACTTCCTAAATTACCGTTTCTCTGCTGATTTGTTTCTGCGAACGTAACCACGTCCCCAGAATGCATCACAATGCTATTGGTATTAATCACCACTGAAACTGTAAAAATGgctgttattattatttctacaTTAATGGACTTTTCATTCAACTTATCTAGCCATTACTAAGGCAGATGTTGTAGGTTATCTTTCTAAGATGTCTGTCTCTGCACTTTACTTTCTGGTACTCGCAGAAAAGTCCGTCACAAATATGTTGTTCAATTTATTGGAGCATGCACCAAGCCTCCAAACTTGTGCATGGTAACAGGTGTTTCTCAGTAACTCTCATTGTATTTTATGGTAATAGGATTTTAGTagaattggattttttttaacaagtttttattgtatttgattttttgtagAATACATGTCTGGGGGAAGTCTATATGACTATTTACACAAACAAAAGGGTAGTTTCAAACTTCCAAATTTGCTTAAAGTAGCAATTGATGTATCGAAGGGGATGGATTACCTGCATCAGAATAATATTATACACAGGGATTTGAAGGCTGCCAATCTTTTGATGGATGAGCATAAAGTAAGATGTTTCTCAATTATTCTGTAGTCAGTATTTGTTTTTTTCCGTCAGTTTCATTGGTATCTTATGTCCATGATTGAGTTTATATATTTGTGCTATATTTGTTCCTCATTACCTGTTTCAGGTTGTTAAAGTGGCTGATTTTGGAGTTGCCAGAGTTAAAGCACAGACTGGTGTTATGACAGCAGAAACTGGGACGTACCGATGGATGGCCCCTGAGGTATACAATTCTCTATTGAATAAGGAGCTTATATTTTGGAGTATTACTGAATGTGTTCAGTGTTATAGCGTCAAATTTCAAAGTTCTTATTCCTTCAGCATGGGGAATGAGACGTGAAGGATTATATACTGATTTTGTTTGTTGAGTTTGTTAAGTTAATATGCTTATTGCATGAATGCGAACCAGTGGAGTGGTGAATGGAAGCTAAAGATGGGCAATATGGGTTGTCTTAGTCGGGGTATACATTTAGTGAATCTACATCAACTAATTATGATTATAGTTACATACACTTGtacatttgatattttgatGTGTAAAACATTCCATTCTGGTTGAACTATACCAAAGGCCATTAACTTTTGTCCATTTTCCTCCAATAATAAACAAAATCTTTCCTTTTTAGTTCATTCTTTTGACAATTTTCTACAAATCTGATGCTACAAATTTCTGACAGCCCACTGCCCACTAGAGAATAGGGTGGTATACAGAAGGAATTTCtaagttttgaatttttggttttgtttaatGTTCCTTATGCTTGGTGGCTTAACTGTTTATGACCCTTTATCATCCATTTATAGAAATGGGCTTATACCAAATCTATTTACATGAACTATTGGGTTTTAACCCCATTAAGTATCAATATCTACCTCCATATTTAGGCCTGAATTATGTTAGACCTAAGTTGTAAAGTCACGTGTTTCTTGGTTGAGTGGATGGCTTTGACTGCAGAGGCCAAAGAATGTGCATTTCTTTAGTTGAAGAAACTTGACTTCAATATACTTCTGACAACTTAAAATTTCTCCTTGAGTAATGCATTTTGTTTCTCaacatttgtatttattttacttggtatttttcatttattctaGTTTGAGAATAACCACACCACACCTTCATTtgcttaaataatttttttttcctttgaagGTTATAGAACACAAACCCTATGATCATAAAGCAGATGTTTTCAGTTTTGGGATTGTGTTATGGGAACTGTTGACTGGAAAGGTATTGCTCCTTTATATCATGTTAATTCACTATCATATTTTCAACATGTTtatttataatctttttttcttgcCAGCTTCCACACGAGTACTTAACCCCAATACAAGCTGCTATTGGAGTGGTCCAGAAGGTAAACTTTCTTGTTGTGATAATGAATCTATCATTGTTACACATTCTACCTGTGCCCATATGCTTTGACATGCCTAAATACAGAGTTAATGTCATTTCTGGTACCAAAATGAAGTTTAAGCTGGTCATCTTGAATGTTTGATATATATGGTTTCAATTTGATGTGTGTCATTTTGTaccaaattatttacaaatagaCAAGGACACTTTATgagtttatggatatttatattttattttattttattttattttttctttttcggcTTTTCAATTCCGTTTTCACGAATATGTGGAATTATGCATGTCTAATGGCTGGGCATTCAGGGGCTGCGGCCGACTATACCAAAGCACACTCATCGTAAATTTGTTGAGCTGCTTGAGAGGTGCTGGGAGCAAGATCCTGCAGCTAGGCCTAATTTTTCTGAAATAATAGAAATTTTGCAGCAAATAGCAAAGGAGGTAAGAGTAAAGTGGTGCAGCTATATTTGTTGGTTTGAATTAAAagaaacaacatatatatagaatagaaGGCCGGAAAAATGTAGTAGTATGTATATTAGAGAGCTAGTATTATAAATATtgagaattgcaatgtggaacAGGTTGGAGATGAAGCGGATGATCGTGGCAAGGAGAAATCATCTTCTGGAGGGATTTTTTCTGCGCTATTACGCGGTCATCATTAGCGTGCGTGTAActtatgatttaccattcattatCAACAAACACTGTACAGATGATGTCCTTGTTTATATATGTAAGAAGATGAGGTCGTAGTTTTGCGGCTTAGATTGGCTGCCTCTTTTTGAACATCCGTCCGTACGTCCTGTATAATGATTAATGAATGAGTTGCTACTTCACATTGAATGCCGTGACAATATGCATACTGACATTTTTATTGGTTTTATAAAGAAGAATTGTATGAGGTTGGGAAAGTTTAAGAAAATATTGGTAGAT encodes:
- the LOC116029398 gene encoding serine/threonine-protein kinase STY46-like isoform X2, producing the protein MVMEDNGSCGSRVVESTPANTWQQRRKVEVYNEVLRRLKDSSNQEVQLHGFDDQLWAHFNRLPTRYALDVNVERAEDVLTHKRLLHLARDPLNRPVFEVRVVQVSPVTDGNMPRPVQSRSPNKATPQSVHPPPAFGSSPNLEALVLEASKPHAPDENNAVNHSEKFPRPMHEITFSTCDKPKLLSQLTSLLAELGLNIQEAHVFSTVDGFSLDVFVVDGWPYEEVEQLRTAVEREILKFQKGIWQTQKSLHSSNEGDHNPIVVKCEPVTIPNDGTDVWEIDPQLLKFENKIASGSYGDLYKGIYCNQEVAIKILKSERLNSELQKEFAQEVYIMRKVRHKYVVQFIGACTKPPNLCMVTEYMSGGSLYDYLHKQKGSFKLPNLLKVAIDVSKGMDYLHQNNIIHRDLKAANLLMDEHKVVKVADFGVARVKAQTGVMTAETGTYRWMAPEVIEHKPYDHKADVFSFGIVLWELLTGKLPHEYLTPIQAAIGVVQKGLRPTIPKHTHRKFVELLERCWEQDPAARPNFSEIIEILQQIAKEVGDEADDRGKEKSSSGGIFSALLRGHH
- the LOC116029398 gene encoding serine/threonine-protein kinase STY46-like isoform X1, translating into MVMEDNGSCGSRVVESTPANTWQQRRKVEVYNEVLRRLKDSSNQEVQLHGFDDQLWAHFNRLPTRYALDVNVERAEDVLTHKRLLHLARDPLNRPVFEVRVVQVSPVTDGNMPRPVQSRSPNKATPQSVHPPPAFGSSPNLEALVLEASKPHAPDENNAVNHSEKFPRPMHEITFSTCDKPKLLSQLTSLLAELGLNIQEAHVFSTVDGFSLDVFVVDGWPYELLSFQEVEQLRTAVEREILKFQKGIWQTQKSLHSSNEGDHNPIVVKCEPVTIPNDGTDVWEIDPQLLKFENKIASGSYGDLYKGIYCNQEVAIKILKSERLNSELQKEFAQEVYIMRKVRHKYVVQFIGACTKPPNLCMVTEYMSGGSLYDYLHKQKGSFKLPNLLKVAIDVSKGMDYLHQNNIIHRDLKAANLLMDEHKVVKVADFGVARVKAQTGVMTAETGTYRWMAPEVIEHKPYDHKADVFSFGIVLWELLTGKLPHEYLTPIQAAIGVVQKGLRPTIPKHTHRKFVELLERCWEQDPAARPNFSEIIEILQQIAKEVGDEADDRGKEKSSSGGIFSALLRGHH